Genomic DNA from Nonomuraea rubra:
CCAAACAGACGGCAGCCTGCCCACGCTGCCCCACCTCCGCCCTGCCGCGAACAGCACCCTGATCGACAAAGGCACCGACATCGGCATGCCCTACACCGGGCAGGCCCCGGATCTCGGCGCCTTCGAGTGGCCCGGGGACACGCCGCCGGGGCAGCGTTACGAGGCCGAGACCGCGCCGGCGGTGTGTCAGGGCACGATCGATGCGAACTGGGCCGGCTTCTCCGGCAGCGGTTTCTGTAACGGCACCAACGCGGCCGGAGCCTATGCCCAGTTCACCGTGAACCCGTCGGCGGCCGGAACGGCGTCGCTCGGAATCCGGTATGCCAACGGCGCCGGCAGCGCCAGGGCCGCCAACCTGATCGTCAACGGATCCGCGGTGGCGACAGTGTCGTTCGAACCCACCGGCGCCTGGACGACGTGGGCCACCAAGACCATGACCGTCCCGCTGACCACCGGCGGCAACACCATCCGAGTGGACCCCACCACCACAGCCGGACTGCCCAACATCGACCACCTCGACCTCGGCCCCACGGCCGGCTGACACCTCACATCCCACGGTTCAGGAGGGGCGCAGGGGACCTCCGCTGCTGCGCCCGAGAGCGGCTGCCTCCCCTCCGCCCGGATGTCTCGCGAGTCTCCGGTCCTGTGAACGTGCACAGAACAAATTCGCGAAATTCGCACACCAACGCCTAACCCCTACCCAGGGATGCGATCCAAGACGGGATGGCATCCGTCCACACCAAGATGTCGCGCCCGGAAAGCGGGCGCCATTCGCTGCAACCTTCCGGCTGAGCATCACCAACTGCCTGGCCAACGCGTAGCCGCACACGACGAGAGGAATCATGATCAATAGATCTGGGACGCGCGTCACCGCGGCACTCACTGTGCTCGTGGCCGTGCTGGTGGCCGGGATGTTCACGGCGCCCGCGCCGGCGTACGCCATCTTCGGCACCGCGGACATCAAGCCGATCGAAAGCAACATCGCCGCCAAGTTCTGGGCCTCCGCCACGGCAAGCAGCGGCTCACCCACCGCACGACTGGCCATTGACGGAGACCCGGCAACATCCTGGTACGCCGACGACTCCAGGGCCCGTCAGCGGCTGACCGTCGACCTTGGCGGCGCCTACGACAATCTGCGGAAGGTCAAGGTGATCTTCGCGGACCGTGGCATGGTGTACCGGTACGTCATCGAGGCCTCGTCCGACGGTCGCCGGTGGACCAAGATCGCCGATACATCCCGCAATCGAGCCGCGTCACGGGGAGCAGTGCACTTGTTCACCCGGCCGGGAACACGCTTCGTCCGGCTCACGGTCACCGGCGCGTCAGGCCATCCCAAGGTCGGGGTGAGCGAGATCCAGATCTTCAACTACCTGCGCGACGACCTCATCCTCGGCGCCGACCTGTCCTGGGTGGACGACGTCCAGACCCGGGACTACTGGGTCAGCCCCTTGGCCGCCGACCGGGGCGCCGGACCGCGCCTACTCGACGTGGCCAAGGACCGCGGCATGGAGTACGCCCGGCTGCGGATCTTCAACGAGCCGAGGGACGAAAGCACCGGCGAACCGACACCGGTCCCGCGCCAGGGGCCGGAACGCTCGCTGCAGTCAGCACGGTGGATCAAGGACCGGAGCATGGGGCTCGGCATCGACTTCCACTACGCGGACTCCTGGGCGGACCCGGCCAAGCAGCCGAAACCGCGCGCCTGGGCCGAGTTGGAGTTCGACGATCTGACACAGGCGGTGTACGACTTCACCGGCGACTACCTCCGCCGGCTGATCAAGCAGGGCACCACGCCGGACAAGGTCGCCGTCGGAAATGAGATCATCAACGGCTTCCTGTACGGCAGCGAGGCGGCCCTCATCGGCACGACCAACCCGCCGTACTTCGTCAACCAGGCCGACATCTACCAGTCGAAGCCCGGCGGCGGCCTGCTGTGGCGCTACTGGCAGTCGACCGACCCGGTCGAGCAGGGGCTCTACAACGAGGCGTGGGACCGGTTCACCACATTGGCGGCGGCCGGGATCAAGGCCGTCCGCGATACGTCGCCGAAGACCAAGGTGGAGATCCATGTGATCGTCGACGCCGGACGGCTCGCCAAGACCATGGAGTTCTGGAGCCAGTTCCTCACCCGGGTCAAGGCCAAAGGCCAGAACCCTGACGTGCTCGCGATCTCTTACTATCCGGAGTGGCACGGTTCGCCCGACGCACTGGATGTCAACCTGCACACGATCGCGACGACCTACCCCGACTACGAAATCGACATCGCCGAGACCGCCTACCCCGCGTCCGGCGGCGACGGCTCGCCATTGCCCAACTCACCCTTCCCACGCACCGTCCAGGGCCAGGCAGACGCCATCCAGCGGGTCTTCCAGGCCGCCAATGACGTGGTCGACAACCAGGGTGCCGGCGTGCTGGTCTGGGAGCCGGCGGGCTACCAGCCGATGTTCCGGGCCGTGCCCGAGTTGCCCAACACCTGGGAGCCGCACGCGTCGATCAACGTGTTCAACGCGAGCCAGGCCAGGCACATCCTTGAAGACACCGTCTACATCACCACCCGGGTGGGCAGGACTCCAGCACTTCCCTCCTCCATCCGCAAGCTCACCACCGCAAACAACGCCATCACCACAATCCCCGTTCGCTGGCAGGCGCTGCCGGACGGGGCAACCGACACGCCCGGTGAGGTCGTCATCGTCGGGACGACGGCGCTGGGCAAGGTCACCGCAGTCATCGACGTCATCTAGCGACGCGGTCAACGTGATAAGTTCCTGCTCTCCGGCGAGGTACAGGTCGAGGTCCACGCCAAGGCCCTCAACCTCACCCCCGGGGCTGAAGCGTTCTCATCTGGTATCCGGCCTGGTGGCCCACCGTCCCCTGCTCAGCGCCGCCGTGGCGCTCCTACTGGGCCCCCACTCGCCGGGTAGCCCCGGTGCATTGCTGCACCGAGGCCCCCCTCAGAACAGAGGGGCGTACTCGCACCCTTCAACCCGGCGCGAACTGCGCCGACGCCGGATCAAGCACACCATCCCCGAACGGCGTGACCAGATCGCGGCCCGCAGAAGAAAGGCTCGGCCGACGGCCGCCCACCAGCGTTCGACGAGGAGATCTACAAGCAGCGCAACACCATGGAACGGGCATTCAACCGCCTGAAGCAGTGGCGCGGCATCGCCAGCCGCTACGACAAGCACGCCCCGGCCTTCCCCGGCGGCGTCCTACTCGCCGCAACAATCATCACCACTCGCACCGCATCCCGGAATTAGGAGACACGCCCTCGTCGCTCCCGGCGGGTTCACCGGGAGCCGAGCGTGGATGCGGCCGCGAGGCGGGTGCCCTGTCGCCAGACCGCGCGAATCGACAGGCTGTCGTTGATGGTCGTGGTGGGATCACCGTCGACCAGGACGAGATCTGCCCGCAGGCCTTGCTCGACGCGGCCCCGATCGTGGAGGCCGAACCGTCGTGCTGTCAGTGATGTCGCCGAGCGCAGGGCTTCGGCGGGGCTGTGACCGGCCTGTACGAACAGTTGCAGCTCGCCGTGCAGACTTGCTCCGTGGGTCACGCCGCGCACGGCCAGGGCCGCGGCGTCGGTGCCTGCGATCACGTCGACTCCAGCCTGGCGCAGGGCTGCGATCGTGGCCAGTGCCATGTCGAAGTGCGAGGCGGGCAAGCCGCCGAACGTGTCGGAGAGGTGCGCCCGCAATTCCGGCGAGAGCTTTCCCGCAACGCGGGGATCTTGTGCCAGGTTCGTGCTGTGCGACAGCCCGACGATGGAGGCAAGGGGAGTCAGTGTCGGCACCACGAACACGTTCGCGCCGGCGATGCGGTCGACGATCTCCGGGGTGTGGGCCGTGTCGGCGAACAGATGGGCGAGGCCGTCGGCGCCGGCGTCGACCATCTGTTCGGTCTCGTGCAGCGTCATGGCGTGGGCCATCACCATTTTCCCGCGAGCGTGCGCCTCGGCGATCACGGCGGTGTGAATCTCCAGTGGTACGTGCGGCAACTGGAAGCCGAACGCCCCGCCACTTTCGGCTATCAGCTTGATGTAGTCGGCGCCCTCGCTGATCCGGTCGTCGACGAACCCGGCCGCCTCCGCCACGGTGGTCGCGGTCGGCCAGACCGGATCGTTGAGGCCCTTCCGTAACTGGTGGGGGTGGCCGCCGGGGTGGGTGAGCGAAAAGGAGGCGCTCCGCACGTCCGCGAAAGTCCGGTCGGCCTCGGCCTCGGCTCGCAGCGGAATCATGGTGGCGGGGACCGAGCCCATGTCGAGTTCGGTGGTGACGCCGAAGGCCAGCGCCTGGCGCAGCATCGCGGCATCGGTGTGGGTGTGTGCGTCGATCAGGCCCGGCAGCAGGGTTGCGCCGGTGGCGTCGACGACTTCCACCCCGGTGACACGCGGCCCGCCCACCGAGACGATGACGCCGTCGGCGACGTGCACGTCGACCTGGCCCAGGTTCTTCTCGCCGTCGAACACCTTCGCACCGACGATGACGAACTCGTTCATCGGACTCCCCTCGCAATGCTGGACGTGTACTGGTTCGGGCTTCACGGCTACGACGTCTGCCGGACCGGCAGGATGACCGCCGAAGGGTGTTCGGGGGGCGTGGTGACCGTCTGTTCGGCTGGGCGGGCGACGGCGACCTCACGGGGGTCGCCGTTCCGGACAGACTGGGCCTACCGGCCCCGTCGTGCGGGTGGGATGGGAATCGGCTCGACTCCTGGCACGACGCGGGTGGTCAGGGTGCCGAGTTGTTCGACGGTGACGGTGACGACGTCGCCGGGGCGGATCTCGGTGCCGGGGGAGGCGTAGGCGATCATGTCGGCGTAGGAGAACGCCATGGACGACCAGCGGTCCTGCCCCAGCCGTTCGCCGTTGATCTCGACGGTCATCGTCAGGTCGAACGAGGTGTCGGTGCGCCAGGGTTGCAGTTCGTCGGGGGTGACCAGGACCGGTCCGAGGGTGGTGGCGGTGTCCTTGCCCTTGGTGGGGCCGAGCCGGACCTGCATCTCGGCGAACTGGACGTCGCGGGCCGACCAGTCGACGAGGATGGTGTAGCCGGCAACGTAGGCGTCGGCGTGGGTCACGAACCGCACAGTCGCGCTTCCCTTCAGACGGAGGTGTGCATCGGGCGGCCGAGCCAGGCGATCGCGTTCCGAAGGCGGCGATCACGTCGAGGTCCCGGCCGGCGTGGTCGGCGTAGGCGCGGTGCAGGTTGAGCACGATCCGTTCGGCGTCGGCCCAGCCCGTGAACTCGCCCAGGTCGACCTGGCGGGCGGCCTGCAGGGGCGTCAGACCCCGGGAGAGCCCATCCTGGGCGGTGTCGAGGACGAGCCGGTAAGAGCGGCGGTGCTCGTCCAGGACCCGGGTGATGCCGGTGCCGGTGAGGACCGGGCCGTGGCCGGGGACGACGACGTCGGGTTGCAGGGACTCCAGCCAGTCGACCGCGGCGAGGGCCCCGTCCACCGAGCCCATGAAGACCAGCGGGGTGAGTCCGGCGAACACCAGATCGCCGGAGAACAGCACGCGCTCTTCGGGCAGCCAGGCGATCAGATCTCCGGTGGTGTGCGCCGGGCTGCCGGGGTGCAGCAGCTCGATCCGCCGACCTGCGACGTGCAGAGTGAGTGCGGAGCCGGCCGAGATGTCGGGAAGCCTGCGGGCCACCGGCCCCCAGTCCGGGACCGGGTTCCACAGCGGTGGGCAGCCGTCGATGATCGGGTGGGCCTGAAGCCCTTCCCGCATCCGGCTGTGCCCGACGATCACTGTCGTGGAGGGGAGGAGGCTGTTGCCGTAGGTGTGGTCACCGTGCTGATGGGTGTTCACCGCCAGCCGGACGGGCGCCCCGCCGGTGGCCGTGTCCACGGCGTCGAGAAACCGGCGGGTGCGAGCCGCGGTGGCGCAGGTGTCGATCACCAGGACCCCCGTCCTTCACGGTGGCGACGCGGCGGCGACCGTGCCGTTCGTACCTGGCGAAACGCATGGCAATCCTCAGGATCCGGGTGAGTTGGCACAGGCCGGGGGCGCGGGGGCATGGCAGAGCGGGGAGTGCGCCGAGCCCCCTGGGCCAAGGGGGTCAGACCGGCGGAGCGACGAAGACGCCGCGGTCGACGTCGTTGTGCATCTCCTTGGCGATCATCTCGTTCATTGGGTTGGCCGTGCCCCACTGGTCGGCGTTCTCGGGCTTCGTCAGGTCGTAGATGTGCGGGTGCCAGGTGTCCTCGTCCAGCTCTTCGAGCTCGGTGGTGTACTCCACGGTGTTGCCGTGCGGGTCGAGGAAGTACGTGAAGGTGTTGTCGCCCGCCATGTGCCGTCCGGGGCCCCAGATCTTGGTGGCGCCGGAGCGCATCACGCGGCCGGAGCCGCGCATGTACTCGTCGATGCCGCGCATCTCGAAGGAGAGGTGTTGCAGGGAGGTGTGCGGGCCGCGGGCAATGGCCATGGAGTGGTGCTGGTTGCTGATCCGCATGAAGTGCATGAGCTCGCCCATGTGCGGGATGCTCATCGTGTCGGACAGCCGGAAGTCGAGGTGCTGCTCGTACCAGGCGCGGGTGGCGTTGATGTCGGTGGAGTTCAGGACGACGTGCGAGAGACGGACGGGGATGGCCTCCTTCTCCTCGACACGGCGGTGCTTGCGTGCCTCGACGTCGGCGGAGACCTCGATGGTGCGGCCGTCGATGTCGAAGAAGCGGAAGCCGTAGCCGCCGCCGGGGGTGTCGAGCTTGCCGGGCTGGGAGATCAACTGCACGCCACCCGAGAGCAGTTGCTCGGCGAGCGTGTCCACGTCGGCGGGACTCGCGGCACCGTAGGAGATGAGGTCGAGGCGCTTCTCCCCGGCTTTGCGGAGCCGGACGATGTACTGCTCGGGGGAGCCCTCGGCGGCCAGGAAGGAGATGCCGGAGTCCTCGGCGACCTTGGTCAGGCCCCAGACGCCGGCGTAGAAGTCGAGTTGCTTGTCGTAGTCCGGCACGGCGAGGTCGACGTGCCGCAAATGGGTAAGTAGACGGTTGGTCATGTCGGACTCCTCAGGTGAGGCACAGCAGCGCTGCCGCGTTGCGGCCGCGCACGGCGTGGAAGTGCGGATCGGGTAGGTCCTCGACGGCGCGCAGCGCGCCGATCGGGTCGTCGGTGCCCATGTCGAAGGGGAAGTCGGAGCCGAGCAGCACCCGGTCGGGGCCGGCCACCCGGATCAGTTCGCGCAGGACGTGCGGGTCGTGGACAAGGGAGTCGAAGTACAGCCGCCGGAGGTAGCTGCTGGGCGGGTGCGCGCAGCAGCGGGCGTCGGTGCGGGCACGCCAGGCGTGGTCGGAGCGGCCGATGTGGGTGGGCAGGTAGCCGCCGCCGTGGGCGGCGACGACGCGCAAGCCGGGATGGTTGTCCAGGACGCCGGAGAAGATGAGGTGGGAGAGCGCGACGGCGTTCTCGGCGGGCTGGCCGACGGTGTTGGACAGGTACCAGCGGTCGAGGCGTTCGTCGAGTGTGCAGCCGAAGGGGTGCAGGAAGAGGATCGCCCCGGTTTCCTCCGCACGCTTCCAGAACGGTTCGTATGCGGGGTCCGACAGCTCGCGCCCTGGCGCGTGGCTGGAGATTTCGACACCGCGCAGGCCCAAGCCGAGGGCGTGGTCGAGCGCTTCGACGGCGAGGGCCGGGTGCTGGAGTGGGACGAGGCCGAGGCCGTGCAGTCGTTCCGGGGCTTGGGCGACGTGCTCGGCGGTGCCGGCGTTGGCCTGTTCGCAGACCGTGCGGGCCAGGGCCTCCTCGGCCCAGTAGTGGTAGTGCGAGGGGGAGGGCGAGACCAGTTGGACGTCGATCCCGGAGGCGTCCATCGCGGCGAGCCGGGCCTTGACGTCGGT
This window encodes:
- a CDS encoding glycosyl hydrolase 53 family protein, with amino-acid sequence MAVLVAGMFTAPAPAYAIFGTADIKPIESNIAAKFWASATASSGSPTARLAIDGDPATSWYADDSRARQRLTVDLGGAYDNLRKVKVIFADRGMVYRYVIEASSDGRRWTKIADTSRNRAASRGAVHLFTRPGTRFVRLTVTGASGHPKVGVSEIQIFNYLRDDLILGADLSWVDDVQTRDYWVSPLAADRGAGPRLLDVAKDRGMEYARLRIFNEPRDESTGEPTPVPRQGPERSLQSARWIKDRSMGLGIDFHYADSWADPAKQPKPRAWAELEFDDLTQAVYDFTGDYLRRLIKQGTTPDKVAVGNEIINGFLYGSEAALIGTTNPPYFVNQADIYQSKPGGGLLWRYWQSTDPVEQGLYNEAWDRFTTLAAAGIKAVRDTSPKTKVEIHVIVDAGRLAKTMEFWSQFLTRVKAKGQNPDVLAISYYPEWHGSPDALDVNLHTIATTYPDYEIDIAETAYPASGGDGSPLPNSPFPRTVQGQADAIQRVFQAANDVVDNQGAGVLVWEPAGYQPMFRAVPELPNTWEPHASINVFNASQARHILEDTVYITTRVGRTPALPSSIRKLTTANNAITTIPVRWQALPDGATDTPGEVVIVGTTALGKVTAVIDVI
- a CDS encoding amidohydrolase family protein, which gives rise to MNEFVIVGAKVFDGEKNLGQVDVHVADGVIVSVGGPRVTGVEVVDATGATLLPGLIDAHTHTDAAMLRQALAFGVTTELDMGSVPATMIPLRAEAEADRTFADVRSASFSLTHPGGHPHQLRKGLNDPVWPTATTVAEAAGFVDDRISEGADYIKLIAESGGAFGFQLPHVPLEIHTAVIAEAHARGKMVMAHAMTLHETEQMVDAGADGLAHLFADTAHTPEIVDRIAGANVFVVPTLTPLASIVGLSHSTNLAQDPRVAGKLSPELRAHLSDTFGGLPASHFDMALATIAALRQAGVDVIAGTDAAALAVRGVTHGASLHGELQLFVQAGHSPAEALRSATSLTARRFGLHDRGRVEQGLRADLVLVDGDPTTTINDSLSIRAVWRQGTRLAAASTLGSR
- a CDS encoding fumarylacetoacetate hydrolase family protein, with the protein product MRFVTHADAYVAGYTILVDWSARDVQFAEMQVRLGPTKGKDTATTLGPVLVTPDELQPWRTDTSFDLTMTVEINGERLGQDRWSSMAFSYADMIAYASPGTEIRPGDVVTVTVEQLGTLTTRVVPGVEPIPIPPARRGR
- a CDS encoding VOC family protein; the protein is MTNRLLTHLRHVDLAVPDYDKQLDFYAGVWGLTKVAEDSGISFLAAEGSPEQYIVRLRKAGEKRLDLISYGAASPADVDTLAEQLLSGGVQLISQPGKLDTPGGGYGFRFFDIDGRTIEVSADVEARKHRRVEEKEAIPVRLSHVVLNSTDINATRAWYEQHLDFRLSDTMSIPHMGELMHFMRISNQHHSMAIARGPHTSLQHLSFEMRGIDEYMRGSGRVMRSGATKIWGPGRHMAGDNTFTYFLDPHGNTVEYTTELEELDEDTWHPHIYDLTKPENADQWGTANPMNEMIAKEMHNDVDRGVFVAPPV
- a CDS encoding amidohydrolase family protein, encoding MNSVSPLSSAPTIDVHAHVLLPRIEDAVAGHPALAAARALEARRNGPEALAVSGPMFRDRVPKLTDVKARLAAMDASGIDVQLVSPSPSHYHYWAEEALARTVCEQANAGTAEHVAQAPERLHGLGLVPLQHPALAVEALDHALGLGLRGVEISSHAPGRELSDPAYEPFWKRAEETGAILFLHPFGCTLDERLDRWYLSNTVGQPAENAVALSHLIFSGVLDNHPGLRVVAAHGGGYLPTHIGRSDHAWRARTDARCCAHPPSSYLRRLYFDSLVHDPHVLRELIRVAGPDRVLLGSDFPFDMGTDDPIGALRAVEDLPDPHFHAVRGRNAAALLCLT